The segment CAGATGCTAGACCTTTTACTGTATCGATAGCCTCAGATATATTGTATAGTTTATTAGAATCAACTTTTTTCAAAAGTTCATTAAATCTTTTCGAATTTTTTGACATATATTTCTCCGCAATTTTAAAGTGCTACCGCTTTTATTTAAATCTTAGCGGTCAAAAGATTAATCTACTATGGTAATACCCATAGAGCGTGCAGAACCAGCAATGATTCTAGCTGCTTGTTCGCGATCGTTGGTATTTAAATCAGCGATTTTTTTCTCAACGATTTCCAAAACTTGCGCTTTTGTTAAAGTCGCAACTTTTTTCTTCAAAGGATTGTCTGAACCTTTGTCGATTTTAGCTGCTTTTTTAATCAAATCTGTCGCAGGTGGTTGTTTTGTGATAAATGTAAAGCTTTTATCAGCATAAACAGTAATAACAACAGGGATATTATAACCTGCCATATCTTTTGTGCGCTCGTTAAATGCTTTACAAAATTCCATAATATTTACGCCTTTTTGACCCAAAGCTGGACCAACTGGCGGACTTGGATTTGCTTTTGTAGCGGCGATTTGTAATTTAATCTCACCAACAACTTTCTTAGCCATTTACTATACTCCTTATTAAATTTTTAAATTATCTTTTCAACTTGTGAATATGAAATTTCAATCGGCGTGCTTCTACCAAAGATAGAAACATTTAATCTAAGCTTGCCGTGAAGCATATCATACTCTTCGACAATACCATTAAAATTCGCAAATGGTCCATCGATAATTCTAACAGTCTCGCCCTCATCAAAATTGATTTTTGGTTTTGGTGCTTGACGATTATTGATTTTTTCAAGAATTATTGCAATATCTTTTTCCAATAAAGGAGAAGGTTTTTTAGCCTCGCCGATAAAGCGACTAACTTTTGGCAAAATTTGAATTCTATGCCACAAAGTAGTGTCTAAATCTAAATTTGCAAAACAATATCCAGGATATAAACTTCTCTCTTTGATAGTTTGTTTTGTGTTTTTGACCTCGATAACATCTTCTGTGGGAACTAAAACCTCACCGATTTTATCTGCAAGCATCTCATCAGCTTTTAGAGCTTCGATAGCATTTTTTACTGCCATTTCACTGCCAGCATAAGTCTGAATTGCATACCATTTATGTGCCATAAAAAAACCTTTCTATGCAGTAATTGCAGTAGACATTAGAAAATCTACCAAAGCCAAAAATAACGCTATGACCACAACCACAACAACTACTGAAATATAAGCAGTTCTTGTTTGCTCTTTTGTTGGAAAAATTACCTTATCTAATTCTATTCTTGCTTGTCTATAATATTCTTTAATTTTTTCCATAATCCCTATCCTCGTGGCAGGGCAAGAGGGATTCGAACCCCCAACCATCGGATTTGGAATCCGGCGCTCTACCGTTGGAGCTATTGCCCTATAAACTTATTTAAGCTTAACTTCCTTGTGAAGTGTGTGTTTTTTTAATCTAGGGCAGTATTTTTTAAGTTCCAATTTTTCTGTTGTTGTTTTGCTGTTTTTATAAGTGCTGTAATTGATATCTCCGCACTCAGAACATTTTAGACCAATTTTTACTCTACTTGAATTTTTTGCCATATTACTTCCTTAAATTTAAAAAAACAGACGGATTCGAAAATCCGTCTGTATAAAAATTATGCAATGATGTTTGAAACAACACCTGAACCAACAGTTCTACCACCCTCACGGATAGCGAATCTTGTTCCTTGTTCAAGAGCAACAGGAGCGATAAGCTCAACTGTGATTTTAACATTATCACCAGGCATAACCATCTCTGTGCCAGCAGGTAGAGTGATTGAGCCAGTAACATCTGTTGTTCTAACATAGAATTGTGGTCTATAATTGTTAAAGAAAGGAGTGTGGCGTCCGCCTTCCTCTTTTGTTAGAATATAAACTTCACCTTCGAATTTTGTGTGAGGAGTGATTGATTTTGGTTTGCATAGAACCATACCTCTCTCAACTTCTTCTTTTTTAGTTCCTCTTAGCAATACACCGACATTATCGCCAGCTTCGCCTTGATCCATCTCTTTTCTAAACATCTCAACGCCAGTAACTGTTGTTGTTTGAGTTGGTTTAAGACCAACGATTTCGATTGTGTCGCCTACTTTAACAACACCTTTTTCGATTCTACCAGTTACAACTGTACCACGACCTGAGATTGAGAAGATATCTTCGATTGGCATCAAGAAATCTTTATCAGTGTCACGAGTTGGAGTTGGGATATAGCTATCAACAGCGTTCATAAGATCCATGATTTTTGCTGACCACTCGCCGTCGTTACCAGCTTTTGCCTCTTCAAGAGCTTGAAGTGCTGAACCAGCTACGATTGGAGTATCATCGCCTGGGAAGTTGTATTCATTTAGAAGCTCTCTAACTTCCATTTCAACTAGTTCTAGAAGCTCAGGATCATCAACCATATCAGTTTTGTTTAGGAAAACAACGATGTATGGAACACCAACTTGGCGAGATAGCAAGATGTGCTCTCTTGTTTGTGGCATAGGACCATCAGCTGCTGAAACAACTAGGATAGCGCCGTCCATTTGAGCAGCACCAGTAATCATGTTTTTAACATAGTCAGCGTGGCCTGGGCAATCAACGTGAGCATAGTGGCGAGACTCTGTTTCATACTCAATGTGAGATGTAGCGATAGTGATACCGCGCTCTTTTTCCTCAGGAGCATTATCGATATTGTCGTAATCTTTAAGCTCAGCAAGACCTCTTCTAGAAAGAACAGCAGAAATAGCAGCTGTCAAAGTAGTTTTACCATGATCGACGTGACCAATAGTACCAATGTTTACGTGTGGCTTGTTACGAGTAAATTTTTCTTTAGCCATCATATCCTCCGTTATTAATTTGTGGTTACACAATAAAAAACTAAGCAATTTTCTAAATGGAGCTCATAGCGGGACTTGAACCCGCGACCTCTTCCTTACCAAGGAAGTGCTCTACCTCTGAGCCATATGAGCATTACCCCTGGCCAAGAGAAATCGCTACCTACTATCTGACAATGTAAGACGAAATTTGGATATAAAAGCGTATAAAAGCATTAAGTTTTTACAGCTCCCAGTAAAACCCAAATGGAGCGGGAAACGGGGCTCGAACCCGCGACCCTCAGCTTGGAAGGCTGATGCTCTAGCCAACTGAGCTACTCCCGCATAGATTCATGGTGGTGAGACGTGGATTCGAACCACGGAAGACATAGTCAGCAGATTTACAGTCTGCCCTCGTTGGCCACTTGAGTATCTCACCTAATGAA is part of the Campylobacter sp. VBCF_01 NA2 genome and harbors:
- the tuf gene encoding elongation factor Tu, giving the protein MAKEKFTRNKPHVNIGTIGHVDHGKTTLTAAISAVLSRRGLAELKDYDNIDNAPEEKERGITIATSHIEYETESRHYAHVDCPGHADYVKNMITGAAQMDGAILVVSAADGPMPQTREHILLSRQVGVPYIVVFLNKTDMVDDPELLELVEMEVRELLNEYNFPGDDTPIVAGSALQALEEAKAGNDGEWSAKIMDLMNAVDSYIPTPTRDTDKDFLMPIEDIFSISGRGTVVTGRIEKGVVKVGDTIEIVGLKPTQTTTVTGVEMFRKEMDQGEAGDNVGVLLRGTKKEEVERGMVLCKPKSITPHTKFEGEVYILTKEEGGRHTPFFNNYRPQFYVRTTDVTGSITLPAGTEMVMPGDNVKITVELIAPVALEQGTRFAIREGGRTVGSGVVSNIIA
- the secE gene encoding preprotein translocase subunit SecE, which gives rise to MEKIKEYYRQARIELDKVIFPTKEQTRTAYISVVVVVVVIALFLALVDFLMSTAITA
- the rplK gene encoding 50S ribosomal protein L11; the protein is MAKKVVGEIKLQIAATKANPSPPVGPALGQKGVNIMEFCKAFNERTKDMAGYNIPVVITVYADKSFTFITKQPPATDLIKKAAKIDKGSDNPLKKKVATLTKAQVLEIVEKKIADLNTNDREQAARIIAGSARSMGITIVD
- the nusG gene encoding transcription termination/antitermination protein NusG, whose product is MAHKWYAIQTYAGSEMAVKNAIEALKADEMLADKIGEVLVPTEDVIEVKNTKQTIKERSLYPGYCFANLDLDTTLWHRIQILPKVSRFIGEAKKPSPLLEKDIAIILEKINNRQAPKPKINFDEGETVRIIDGPFANFNGIVEEYDMLHGKLRLNVSIFGRSTPIEISYSQVEKII
- the rpmG gene encoding 50S ribosomal protein L33: MAKNSSRVKIGLKCSECGDINYSTYKNSKTTTEKLELKKYCPRLKKHTLHKEVKLK